One genomic region from Bubalus kerabau isolate K-KA32 ecotype Philippines breed swamp buffalo chromosome 7, PCC_UOA_SB_1v2, whole genome shotgun sequence encodes:
- the ZNF518B gene encoding zinc finger protein 518B: protein MKDIGQQLYSTPVGDGHNALTMSPKQPNAHRGTRPDRPDTQTLLYQGSEAESAAMTIATCVKCKSVHEVPLQDLKKDTGQSQKEDKYVCFKCSLGAASPHFHFVNNSRNATQVGNKPEAISSSVNHKFKVRNFKPGKYYCDKCRFSTKDPLQYKKHTLQHEEIKFVCSHCGCISYTKGEFQRHLVKHTGVFPYRCEFCDYGAIRNDYIVKHRRRVHEKAGAKRPPKAVARLEPKRISASKQNPELPKTSRTAFQNKLSDQLSRFSPHASKDRTHSITLLPESKDYQKDVVCIPHKGALSEPTEVNLLENKSVEVEVLSPSKEPVQPGMPLTVVAPAELVVPANCLAQLMDVKVVNGTQQLLLKLFPLEETNSLDASGGDSGSSERGSKERGASEQEKMAATELTQSLAIEGTVGKLAGIGSLQSSVQKPLKNVKWMRSYDFFMPNSGRHSSGESLLNPGRVESLQKKGYTYPHRAALPSFAFKGHSPLSLVKNGVLRSLGTSSNSFPYKAALSFTEDRRNLPSDPQQLFPVSAPPATISFSGEKDSLPLCQNDLGSSNEISLPAKTVTPPRKLQDNQTQEYKAVSNAGQVSSQHRSEYLHINIMGEDRVRAQQSGDKPLELKNPDKTNDSFDGPVISSVFSLSSGSENVPEGIKWNSSTSKIKSIELLRRKIAQLIESCGKPSSLAANSAHRHSVGKASKVTSKATPEGIQEINVSFTSTGYSTGTLPRPQDAGGVSGQLAHQQAYPQLVEGSSGKTESRVTKKPHVATPVLIPKGAVLRVFNSSEDSHIIEATCEAPVNIPCTETQLIKPIPLCPMKRTDPDVQFLMSESGPIDMSPNHDLSFRPKSRKESAHCSTVPKKPGSMHGPQGSSEMSKQAKLFPRSLPISKNKPRQISSSKKKSKMQTDPSRCFRDPSIFQVARQLRLIAAKPDQLIKCPRRNQPVIVLNHPDVDSPEVSNVMKVINKYKGNVLKVVLSERTRCQLGMRRHHVRLTYQNAEEANQIKRQMMLKMKLKKVHKNNYQVVDSLPDDSSQCIFKCWFCGRLYEDQEEWMSHGQRHLIEATRDWDVLSSKGK, encoded by the coding sequence ATGAAGGACATTGGACAGCAACTCTATAGCACACCAGTGGGTGACGGACACAATGCCTTGACCATGTCACCCAAACAGCCTAATGCTCATCGAGGGACTCGACCAGACAGACCGGACACTCAGACTCTTCTGTATCAAGGCTCTGAGGCAGAGTCTGCTGCCATGACCATTGCTACATGTGTAAAGTGCAAGAGTGTGCATGAGGTCCCACTTCAGGATCTGAAAAAGGATACTGGACAAAGCCAGAAGGAGGACAAATACGTTTGCTTCAAATGCAGCCTTGGCGCAGCCTCTCCCCATTTCCACTTTGTGAATAACAGTCGCAATGCTACTCAAGTAGGAAATAAACCTGAAGCCATCTCAAGTTCTGTCAATCACAAGTTTAAGGTAAGGAACTTCAAGCCAGGCAAATACTACTGTGACAAATGTCGCTTTTCCACAAAGGACCCTCTGCAGTACAAAAAGCACACACTTCAGCACGAAGAGATTAAGTTTGTCTGTTCTCACTGCGGCTGCATTTCCTACACGAAAGGGGAGTTTCAGAGACACCTGGTGAAGCACACAGGCGTGTTCCCTTATCGGTGTGAGTTCTGTGACTATGGTGCCATCAGAAATGACTACATCGTCAAACACAGGAGGCGAGTCCACGAGAAGGCAGGGGCCAAACGGCCGCCCAAAGCCGTCGCTAGGCTGGAGCCAAAGAGGATCAGCGCCTCCAAGCAAAACCCAGAGCTTCCAAAAACTTCCAGGACTGCATTTCAAAATAAGTTGTCAGATCAGCTCTCAAGGTTCTCCCCCCACGCAAGTAAAGACAGGACGCACAGCATCACGTTGTTACCTGAATCCAAAGACTACCAGAAAGACGTGGTGTGCATCCCACACAAAGGGGCCCTGTCAGAGCCCACTGAGGTCAACCTGCTGGAGAACAAAAGTGTGGAGGTGGAGGTCTTGTCCCCCTCTAAAGAGCCCGTGCAGCCGGGGATGCCGTTAACGGTGGTGGCACCAGCCGAACTCGTCGTCCCCGCCAACTGTCTAGCCCAGCTGATGGACGTGAAGGTTGTCAACGGAACGCAGCAGCTCCTGCTCAAACTGTTTCCCCTGGAAGAAACCAACAGCCTTGATGCCAGTGGAGGTGATAGTGGTAGTTCCGAACGTGGGTCTAAAGAGAGAGGTGCAAGCGAGCAGGAAAAAATGGCTGCCACAGAGCTCACGCAGTCCCTCGCGATCGAAGGGACTGTCGGAAAACTTGCAGGCATCGGTAGTCTACAGTCGTCAGTTCAGAAGCCACTTAAAAATGTAAAGTGGATGAGGTCTTACGATTTTTTCATGCCAAATTCTGGCAGGCACAGCAGCGGAGAATCCCTGCTCAACCCAGGGAGAGTTGAGAGTTTGCAGAAAAAAGGTTACACGTATCCCCATAGAGCTGCTCTGCCTTCCTTTGCCTTCAAAGGCCATTCTCCATTATCTCTAGTGAAAAACGGTGTCTTACGTAGTCTTGGAACCTCATCAAACTCTTTTCCATATAAAGCTGCCCTTTCTTTTACTGAAGACAGAAGAAACTTACCCAGTGACCCACAGCAGTTATTTCCTGTCTCTGCACCGCCTgcaaccatttccttctctggagaaaAGGACTCACTGCCCCTATGTCAGAACGACTTGGGCTCTAGTAATGAGATCAGCCTTCCTGCAAAAACGGTCACCCCTCCCAGGAAGCTGCAAGACAACCAGACACAGGAGTACAAGGCAGTTTCAAACGCAGGCCAGGTTTCCTCTCAACACAGAAGTGAGTATTTACACATCAACATAATGGGAGAAGACAGAGTCAGAGCCCAACAGTCCGGGGATAAACCTCTGGAATTAAAGAATCCCGACAAGACTAATGACTCCTTCGATGGCCCAGTCAtctcctctgtcttttctctgaGCTCCGGATCTGAAAACGTCCCTGAGGGCATCAAGTGGAATAGTTCAACGTCCAAAATAAAGTCAATTGAACTCTTGCGCAGAAAGATAGCCCAGTTAATCGAATCCTGTGGGAAGCCTTCATCTCTGGCTGCTAACAGCGCCCACCGACATTCTGTAGGGAAGGCATCTAAGGTCACTTCAAAAGCCACACCTGAAGGCATCCAGGAAATTAACGTATCCTTCACCAGCACTGGCTATTCCACGGGCACACTCCCCAGACCTCAGGATGCCGGTGGCGTTAGTGGACAGCTCGCACACCAGCAGGCGTATCCACAGCTTGTCGAAGGCAGCAGTGGGAAAACTGAAAGCAGAGTGACCAAGAAGCCACACGTGGCTACTCCAGTGTTGATCCCCAAGGGGGCCGTGTTGAGGGTTTTTAATTCCTCTGAGGATTCCCACATCATAGAGGCAACCTGCGAAGCACCTGTCAACATCCCGTGCACTGAGACGCAGTTAATAAAGCCCATTCCGCTCTGCCCAATGAAACGGACAGACCCAGACGTACAGTTTCTGATGAGTGAAAGTGGGCCCATAGATATGTCCCCAAATCACGATCTGTCTTTTCGGCCTAAATCACGAAAAGAGAGTGCCCATTGTAGCACTGTGCCCAAAAAACCTGGATCCATGCATGGCCCACAAGGAAGCAGTGAAATGAGCAAGCAAGCAAAACTGTTTCCCAGAAGTCTTCCCATCAGTAAAAATAAACCCAGACAAATCAGCTCAtccaagaagaaaagcaaaatgcagACTGACCCCAGCCGCTGTTTCAGGGATCCTTCCATTTTTCAGGTTGCAAGACAGCTTCGACTGATCGCAGCTAAACCAGACCAGTTGATCAAATGTCCCCGTCGGAACCAGCCCGTTATCGTGTTAAACCATCCAGACGTTGACTCACCGGAGGTGTCCAACGTGATGAAGGTAATAAACAAGTACAAAGGCAACGTCCTCAAGGTGGTGTTGTCGGAGAGGACTAGGTGTCAGTTGGGCATGAGGCGGCACCATGTCCGACTGACCTACCAGAATGCGGAGGAAGCCAATCAGATCAAAAGGCAAATGATGctgaaaatgaaactgaagaAGGTTCATAAAAACAACTACCAGGTGGTGGATTCCTTGCCTGATGATTCATCGCAGTGTATATTTAAGTGCTGGTTTTGTGGGCGGCTCTACGAGGACCAGGAAGAGTGGATGAGTCACGGCCAGCGGCATTTGATAGAAGCAACCAGAGACTGGGATGTTCTTTCTTCCAAGGGCAAATAA